In Pungitius pungitius chromosome 2, fPunPun2.1, whole genome shotgun sequence, a single window of DNA contains:
- the tmem229a gene encoding transmembrane protein 229A, which translates to MAARWRDCPPDHPESPTGGPSATAMTHRREPLGETRGAQEPPLRELPRWMRLYFYAMHGLALDVVLSSAQGFINRRDPKLVGFSSPYLCVVHSLTHFALEKIYSQKRCFRGRSVAFHLVFYPSVYIGLQILIGNISTLAEQVRVVSATQLAVHYVLALYFSLVFHRGMSTLRYHPSCTPKPTGELGARGRGHDGGAPRGLPGFVRFLFYGMQGLLDEVIFTSVCNLVEKSDRSLSGYTSPWSFLMYGTCSSAVEKLYFHLRYGRGWGTLRRLPVYIGFIYTWEFSWGLFLRQFGACSWDYSHYPHNFMGLVTLLYLPGWACLSLYQDVLSNVLLRVRCIEVIEVEENGEVNGAVESKRKKQA; encoded by the coding sequence ATGGCCGCCCGGTGGCGAGACTGTCCTCCCGATCACCCGGAAAGCCCCACCGGGGGCCCGAGCGCGACGGCGATGACCCACCGCCGGGAGCCGCTCGGAGAGACGCGGGGCGCGCAGGAGCCGCCGCTGCGGGAGCTGCCGCGCTGGATGCGGCTGTACTTCTACGCGATGCACGGCCTCGCTCTGGACGTGGTGCTCTCGTCTGCGCAGGGGTTTATCAACCGCCGAGACCCCAAGCTGGTGGGCTTCTCCTCCCCGTATCTCTGCGTCGTGCATTCTCTGACCCACTTCGCGCTGGAGAAGATCTACTCTCAGAAGAGGTGCTTCCGAGGCCGGTCCGTGGCGTTTCATCTGGTCTTCTACCCGTCCGTCTACATCGGGCTGCAGATCCTCATCGGCAACATCAGCACCTTGGCCGAGCAGGTGAGGGTGGTGTCCGCCACGCAGCTGGCGGTGCACTACGTCCTGGCTCTGTATTTCTCCCTGGTGTTCCACAGGGGAATGTCGACGCTGCGTTACCACCCCTCCTGCACCCCCAAGCCCACCGGTGAACTCGGCGCGCGGGGCAGAGGTCACGACGGGGGCGCCCCGCGCGGTCTCCCGGGCTTCGTGCGCTTCCTGTTCTACGGGATGCAGGGCCTCCTGGACGAGGTGATCTTCACCTCCGTTTGCAACCTGGTGGAGAAGTCGGACCGCAGCCTGAGCGGCTACACGTCCCCGTGGTCGTTTCTGATGTACGGCACCTGCAGCTCCGCGGTGGAGAAGCTTTACTTCCACCTGCGCTACGGCAGAGGCTGGGGGACGCTGCGGCGGCTCCCCGTCTACATCGGCTTCATCTACACCTGGGAGTTCTCCTGGGGTCTGTTCCTGAGGCAGTTCGGCGCCTGCTCGTGGGACTACTCCCACTATCCGCACAACTTCATGGGACTCGTCACGCTGCTGTACCTGCCCGGCTGGGCCTGCCTCAGCTTGTATCAGGACGTGCTGTCCAACGTGCTGCTGAGGGTCAGGTGCATCGAGGTCATCGAGGTGGAGGAGAACGGGGAGGTCAACGGAGCGGTGGAGtccaagaggaaaaaacaagctTGA